The Corallococcus soli genome contains a region encoding:
- a CDS encoding class I SAM-dependent methyltransferase translates to MPSPLLSAELFNGHLAAVAISALNELGLLDELDRAGTLHLPTWVEQRQLHAMTVDSLMEVLSLYDIVTRSEDGHARPGKHFADILRTKGYFTWLTSGYGRLFQKLSSTVPLAGREPGFIDRDGAAIALGGRDYGRQFVDEQFAQVLRTKDFRVVADLGCGSAERLIGMVRHGAAEGIGIDMNAGAIELAEKAVKGADLEQRIGLVLGDLRTLEPSPRFAQVDLLTSFFNGHDLWPREACLAVLQRLRQVFPHVTRFLLCDTYRAEPFTSSAGVPIFTLGFHVTHAVMGQYIPTREEWLSLLEEAGWRCNGVHDIGIPSSAIFDLAPLHPQGRHD, encoded by the coding sequence ATGCCTTCTCCACTGCTCAGCGCCGAGCTCTTCAACGGACACCTCGCCGCGGTCGCCATCTCGGCCCTGAACGAGCTGGGCCTGCTGGACGAGCTCGACCGCGCCGGCACGCTGCACCTGCCCACCTGGGTGGAGCAGCGCCAGCTCCACGCGATGACCGTCGACAGCCTGATGGAGGTCCTGTCCCTCTACGACATCGTCACCCGTTCGGAGGATGGCCACGCCCGGCCGGGCAAGCACTTCGCGGACATCCTGCGCACGAAGGGCTACTTCACCTGGCTCACGTCCGGCTACGGGCGGCTCTTCCAGAAGCTCAGCAGCACCGTGCCGCTGGCGGGCCGGGAGCCGGGCTTCATCGACCGGGACGGCGCGGCCATCGCGCTGGGCGGGCGGGACTACGGTCGCCAGTTCGTGGACGAGCAGTTCGCCCAGGTGCTGCGCACGAAGGACTTCCGCGTGGTGGCGGACCTGGGCTGCGGCAGCGCGGAGCGGCTCATCGGCATGGTGCGGCACGGCGCCGCCGAGGGCATCGGCATTGACATGAACGCGGGCGCCATCGAGCTGGCGGAGAAGGCCGTGAAGGGCGCGGACCTGGAGCAGCGAATCGGGCTGGTGCTGGGCGACCTGCGGACGCTGGAGCCGTCCCCCCGCTTCGCCCAGGTGGACCTGCTCACCAGCTTCTTCAACGGCCACGACCTGTGGCCGCGCGAAGCGTGCCTCGCGGTCCTCCAGCGGCTGCGCCAGGTCTTCCCCCACGTCACCCGCTTCCTGCTGTGCGACACGTACCGCGCGGAGCCGTTCACCTCCAGCGCCGGGGTCCCCATCTTCACGCTGGGCTTCCACGTCACGCACGCGGTGATGGGCCAGTACATCCCCACCCGCGAGGAGTGGCTGTCGCTGCTGGAAGAGGCCGGCTGGCGGTGCAACGGCGTCCACGACATTGGCATCCCCTCCAGCGCCATCTTCGACCTGGCGCCCCTCCACCCGCAGGGCCGCCATGACTGA